The following proteins come from a genomic window of Candidatus Bipolaricaulis sibiricus:
- a CDS encoding Adenylate kinase: MKSDLSPMPGQRINVVGTSGSGKTTVGRAIADRLGIPFVELDALAWLPAWTNRPLAELQELVDERTRGPAWVVDGNRSEVRDLVWGRADTVVWLDYPFRRVFGQLLKRTLRRALRREELWNGNRESLRMSFFSRESILLWAVRTHRWRKREYPALLGRPEHAHLRVIRLRSPVETRRWLDGLTALVGPSPSRDRTA; the protein is encoded by the coding sequence ATGAAGAGCGACCTATCCCCGATGCCCGGGCAGCGGATCAACGTGGTCGGGACGAGCGGCTCGGGGAAGACGACCGTCGGGCGGGCGATCGCCGATCGGTTGGGGATCCCGTTCGTCGAGCTCGACGCGCTGGCGTGGCTCCCCGCGTGGACGAACCGCCCCCTGGCTGAGCTGCAGGAGCTCGTGGACGAGCGGACGCGCGGCCCAGCGTGGGTGGTGGACGGGAACCGGAGTGAGGTGCGCGATCTCGTGTGGGGACGGGCGGACACGGTGGTGTGGCTCGACTACCCGTTCCGGCGCGTGTTCGGCCAGCTCTTGAAGCGCACGCTGCGCCGCGCTCTCCGGCGGGAGGAGCTGTGGAACGGGAACCGCGAGTCGCTGCGGATGTCGTTCTTCTCCCGCGAGTCGATCCTGCTGTGGGCGGTTCGGACGCATCGATGGCGCAAGCGGGAGTACCCGGCACTCCTCGGCCGCCCCGAGCACGCCCACCTCAGGGTGATCCGCCTCCGCTCTCCCGTGGAGACCCGCCGCTGGCTCGACGGGCTGACCGCGCTTGTCGGCCCGAGTCCCTCGCGAGATCGGACGGCGTAG
- a CDS encoding ATP citrate synthase, alpha chain: protein MKPDQLFGKRGKNKLLLLDADLQAAVAWIGERMGKEVTIEGAGGKTTGVLTHFLIEPFAPHDAEYYLAFTSSRDADTIHFSPQGGVDIESVWNTVVSIEVPVLTDPAKVEVLAKLPNVPHKETVAAFVQALYGIYVDYHFTYLEFNPIAFSHGRLLPLDTVAKLDDTAAFQCADKWGPIEFPRPFGRPMTPEEAYVESLDAKTGASLKLTLLNPDGRVWLLVAGGGASVIYADTVVDLGLGRGLANYGEYSGDPSTELTYEYTKTLLDLMTRKPDPHGRPKYLLIGGGIANFTDVAKTFTGIIQALEEHKDKLRKNHVKIYVRRGGPNYKEGLENMRRLGERIGVPLEVYGPETHMTRIVSLALEEAQR, encoded by the coding sequence GTGAAGCCCGACCAGCTGTTCGGGAAGCGGGGAAAGAACAAGCTCCTCCTCCTCGACGCCGACCTCCAGGCCGCGGTGGCGTGGATCGGCGAGCGGATGGGGAAGGAGGTGACGATCGAGGGTGCGGGCGGGAAGACGACCGGCGTCCTCACCCACTTCCTCATCGAGCCATTCGCCCCCCACGACGCGGAGTACTACCTCGCGTTCACGAGCTCTCGTGACGCCGACACGATCCACTTCTCCCCGCAGGGTGGGGTGGACATCGAGTCGGTGTGGAACACGGTGGTCTCGATCGAGGTCCCGGTACTGACGGACCCAGCAAAGGTCGAGGTCCTGGCGAAGCTCCCGAACGTCCCCCACAAGGAAACCGTGGCCGCGTTCGTCCAGGCCCTGTACGGGATCTACGTCGACTACCACTTCACCTACCTTGAGTTCAACCCGATCGCGTTCTCCCACGGGAGGCTGCTCCCGTTGGACACCGTGGCCAAGCTCGACGACACCGCGGCGTTCCAGTGCGCGGACAAGTGGGGACCGATCGAGTTTCCTCGTCCCTTTGGCCGGCCGATGACGCCGGAGGAAGCGTACGTGGAGTCGCTCGACGCCAAGACCGGGGCGTCGCTCAAGCTCACCCTTCTCAATCCGGACGGACGGGTGTGGCTCCTCGTCGCCGGCGGCGGGGCGAGCGTGATCTACGCCGACACGGTGGTCGATCTGGGGTTGGGAAGGGGACTCGCGAACTACGGCGAGTACTCCGGCGATCCGTCGACCGAGCTCACCTACGAGTACACGAAGACCCTCCTCGACCTCATGACCCGGAAGCCGGATCCCCACGGGCGCCCCAAGTACCTCCTCATCGGGGGCGGAATCGCCAACTTCACCGATGTCGCGAAGACGTTCACCGGGATCATCCAGGCCCTCGAGGAGCACAAGGACAAGCTCCGGAAGAACCACGTCAAGATCTACGTCCGCCGCGGGGGGCCCAACTACAAGGAGGGCTTGGAGAACATGCGGAGGCTGGGGGAGCGAATCGGCGTCCCGCTCGAGGTGTACGGGCCGGAGACCCACATGACGCGGATCGTGTCCCTCGCCCTCGAGGAGGCCCAGCGATGA
- a CDS encoding ATP citrate synthase, beta chain codes for MRADYELFTVDTQAFIYGEQLRAAQRMLDFDYLCRRAKPSVVALVTPERGGFEKLFWGTKEIRIPRITNLTEAAARFPEADVLVNFASQRSAYDVTVEALEIPTIRTIAVIAEGIPERQSRRMAALAKANGKWIIGPATVGGVKAGCFKIGNAAGTMDNIREAKLFRPGSVGFVSVSGGLSNEAYNIVARATDGLNEGIAIGGDAFPGSTLLEHLLRFEQNPAIKLLVSLGEVGGTKEYEIAEAVKAGKITRPLVMWVSGTCAKVLPGQVQFGHAGARADSAAETADAKNAALREAGVIVPKSFDDYGLRIKETYDRLVEAGPIVPAADVTPPSIPLDYAQARAEGLVRRPTNFVSTICDERGDVHTYCGVPINRVIEERYGIGGVIGLLWFKKDIPPYAREFIDIVLQIIADHGPAVSGAHNTIVAARAGKDLISSLVSGILTIGPRFGGAVNGAAEHFLHGLRSGLAPRQFVDEMRKRNVRIQGIGHRLHSLENPDARVELMKAFARKHFRGTPLLDYALAVEQVTTQKKGNLILNVDGCIGVLLVDLLVELRFSDEEIDEMIRAGLFNAFFVLGRSVGLIGHYFDQVRLEQDLYRHPLDDILYDVPQAPEKVG; via the coding sequence ATGAGAGCTGACTACGAGCTCTTCACAGTAGACACCCAGGCGTTCATCTACGGGGAGCAGCTGCGCGCGGCGCAGCGGATGCTCGACTTCGACTACCTGTGCCGACGGGCGAAGCCATCGGTGGTAGCCCTTGTCACCCCTGAGCGCGGTGGGTTCGAGAAGCTGTTCTGGGGAACGAAGGAGATCCGTATCCCACGGATCACGAACCTCACCGAGGCCGCGGCCCGGTTCCCCGAGGCCGACGTCCTCGTCAACTTCGCCAGCCAGCGCTCGGCGTACGACGTGACGGTGGAAGCCCTCGAGATCCCCACGATCCGTACGATCGCCGTGATCGCGGAGGGGATCCCCGAGCGGCAGTCGCGGCGAATGGCCGCCCTCGCCAAGGCGAACGGGAAGTGGATCATCGGTCCCGCCACCGTCGGCGGGGTCAAGGCGGGGTGCTTCAAGATCGGGAACGCCGCGGGCACGATGGACAACATCCGTGAGGCCAAGCTGTTCCGCCCCGGTTCAGTGGGATTCGTGTCCGTGTCCGGCGGGTTGTCCAACGAGGCGTACAACATCGTCGCCCGAGCGACAGACGGCCTGAACGAGGGGATCGCGATCGGCGGCGATGCCTTCCCCGGGTCGACCCTCCTCGAGCACCTCCTCCGGTTCGAGCAGAACCCCGCGATCAAACTTCTGGTGAGCCTGGGCGAGGTCGGGGGGACCAAGGAGTACGAGATCGCCGAGGCCGTGAAGGCCGGGAAGATCACCAGACCCCTCGTGATGTGGGTGTCCGGAACGTGCGCCAAGGTCCTTCCCGGCCAGGTCCAGTTCGGCCACGCCGGGGCCAGGGCCGACAGTGCGGCGGAGACCGCCGACGCCAAGAACGCCGCCCTTCGTGAGGCGGGCGTCATCGTTCCCAAGTCGTTCGACGACTACGGGCTCCGGATCAAGGAAACCTATGACCGGCTGGTGGAGGCGGGACCGATTGTCCCCGCCGCCGACGTGACGCCGCCCAGCATCCCCCTCGACTACGCCCAGGCGCGGGCCGAAGGGCTTGTGCGGAGACCCACGAACTTCGTCTCCACGATCTGCGACGAGCGGGGCGACGTCCACACCTACTGCGGGGTCCCCATCAACCGTGTGATCGAGGAGAGGTACGGGATTGGGGGGGTGATCGGGCTCCTGTGGTTCAAGAAGGACATCCCGCCCTACGCCCGCGAGTTCATCGACATCGTCCTCCAGATCATCGCTGACCATGGCCCGGCCGTGTCCGGGGCCCACAACACGATCGTCGCCGCCCGGGCGGGCAAGGATCTCATCAGCTCGCTCGTGTCGGGGATCCTCACCATCGGTCCCCGGTTCGGCGGGGCGGTCAATGGCGCGGCGGAGCACTTCCTGCACGGGCTGCGCAGCGGCCTTGCCCCACGCCAGTTCGTGGACGAGATGAGGAAGCGCAACGTGCGGATCCAGGGGATCGGCCACCGCCTGCATTCCCTGGAGAACCCCGACGCGCGGGTCGAGCTGATGAAGGCGTTCGCCCGGAAGCACTTCCGGGGGACCCCCCTCCTCGACTACGCCCTCGCTGTGGAGCAGGTCACGACCCAGAAGAAGGGGAACCTGATCCTGAACGTAGATGGTTGCATCGGGGTCCTGTTGGTTGATCTCCTCGTCGAGCTCCGGTTCAGCGACGAGGAGATCGACGAGATGATCCGCGCCGGGCTGTTCAACGCGTTCTTCGTGCTCGGGCGCTCGGTCGGGCTCATCGGCCACTACTTCGACCAGGTACGGCTCGAGCAAGATCTGTACCGCCATCCACTCGACGACATCCTGTACGACGTCCCCCAGGCCCCGGAGAAGGTGGGATAG
- a CDS encoding Isocitrate dehydrogenase [NADP] translates to MSKGARVPENGQPITMTPAGLKVPDRPIIPYIRGDGTGVDITPVMLRVVDAAVEKAYGGKRKIAWMKVYAGDEAIEHFHPGLSEDQIKAIPPDERQKLYLPEETAQAIQKYLVAIKGPLTTPVGGGIRSLNVTLRQVLDLYACVRPVKHIGTPAPVREPEKVDMVFFRENTEDVYAGIEWKAGSPEADRVIAWLRREMKVTSIRFPERCGIGVKPISEEGSKRLVKAAIEYAIADKRPKVTLVHKGNIMKFTEGAFRDWGYEVGKTYPQIVTEEEVTTTYGGRVPAGKIVLNDRIADQFFQQMLLRPDEYSVVATTNLKRRLHDRCGGGPGRWSRRGSRSEHQLPHRPRRVRGHPRHGPQVRRPGQGEPGKPHPLRRGDAQVPGLARARRGHPPRNECRHCLQARDVRPRAADAGGDPRLLLPVRRRDREAPVGRERWPRKESGSTTPSGCSPRRSGSTPAAGSRSTIVSSSSRRRRTWRGWGRTTPGSGRRSSS, encoded by the coding sequence GTGAGCAAGGGTGCACGTGTTCCCGAGAATGGACAACCCATCACCATGACGCCCGCCGGGCTGAAGGTGCCCGATCGGCCCATCATCCCCTACATCCGCGGCGACGGGACCGGGGTGGACATCACGCCGGTGATGCTTCGCGTCGTGGACGCGGCGGTGGAGAAGGCGTACGGAGGGAAGAGGAAGATCGCCTGGATGAAGGTCTACGCCGGGGATGAAGCGATCGAGCACTTCCACCCGGGGCTATCCGAGGATCAGATCAAGGCCATCCCCCCCGACGAGCGGCAGAAGCTGTACCTCCCCGAGGAGACGGCCCAGGCGATCCAGAAGTACCTCGTTGCCATCAAGGGCCCGCTCACCACGCCGGTCGGGGGCGGGATCCGCAGCCTCAACGTCACCCTCCGCCAGGTGCTCGACCTCTACGCGTGCGTGCGGCCGGTGAAGCACATTGGAACCCCCGCTCCGGTTCGCGAGCCGGAGAAGGTGGACATGGTCTTCTTCCGGGAGAACACGGAGGACGTCTACGCGGGGATCGAGTGGAAGGCCGGCTCGCCCGAGGCCGACAGAGTCATCGCCTGGCTGCGGCGCGAGATGAAGGTGACGTCGATCCGGTTTCCCGAGCGCTGCGGCATCGGTGTGAAGCCGATCAGCGAAGAGGGCTCGAAGCGCCTCGTCAAGGCGGCGATCGAGTACGCCATCGCCGACAAGCGCCCGAAGGTCACCCTCGTGCACAAGGGGAACATCATGAAGTTCACCGAGGGTGCGTTCCGCGACTGGGGGTACGAGGTCGGGAAGACGTACCCGCAGATCGTGACCGAGGAAGAGGTCACCACAACCTACGGCGGAAGGGTTCCGGCCGGCAAGATCGTTCTCAACGACCGCATCGCCGACCAGTTCTTCCAGCAGATGCTGCTACGGCCCGACGAGTACTCCGTTGTCGCGACGACGAACCTCAAACGGCGACTACATGACCGATGCGGCGGCGGCCCAGGTCGGTGGTCTCGGCGTGGCTCCCGGAGCGAACATCAACTACCACACCGGCCACGCCGTGTTCGAGGCCACCCACGGCACGGCCCCCAAGTACGCCGGCCAGGACAAGGTGAACCCGGGAAGCCTCATCCTCTCCGCCGTGGAGATGCTCAAGTACCTGGGCTGGCGCGAGCCCGCCGAGGCCATCCTCCGCGCAATGAGTGCCGCCATTGCCTCCAAGCACGTGACGTACGACCTCGAGCGGCTGATGCCGGGGGCGACCCTCGTCTCCTGCTCCCAGTTCGGCGACGAGATCGTGAAGCGCCTGTAGGGAGAGAGAGATGGCCCAGAAAGGAATCCGGGAGTACGACGCCAAGCGGCTGCTCGCCCAGGCGATCGGGAAGTACTCCGGCGGCCGGTTCGCGTTCGACGATCGTCTCGTCCTCGTCACGCCGGAGACGGACCTGGCGAGGTTGGGGAAGGACCACCCCTGGCTCCGGACGGAGAAGCTCGTCGTGA